The genomic window GGAGCTGCTGAGGGCCTGTGGGAGGGCGCATGGCTTGAAGGAGGTGTTGAAGCTATAGAGATTGTCACTGGGTGCAATGGGTTGGAGAATTGGAGCATGGACCTCATCTCCTCCTTGCCTCACCAGACACCAGAGATGTGGGAGGACAGCTTGAGCCAAGCGGTGGATGCTCGGCCCACCCACGTCTCCGTCTACGACCTGCAGGTCGAGCAAGGGACCAAGTTTGGACAACTGTAAGCAATGCTGAACTCTCCCTTTCTCGCTAGTAGTTTAAGTGTAGAAAAGAGTCTAACGCTAAATTTGCTGAACCtccatttctacttttctatagCTCAAAAGACCAGAACCGCTTTTTAATCCCATATCTTCTGCTAAAATCTTGTAGCAAAGGGAGTAATTCAAAGTCTTGCATTCTTGTTTCATAATAAAATCATCGATTTTGTGTTCAAATGCTTGATGAAGTTTCATACTTAAATTTCTCTAATTTAAAACACCTGCTCTGCATGGAGGATCTTTATGttaaatcattattttatgaggggaaaataaaaattttttattataaaagttGAGTTATTTTAGCAGGTGTTAAATTTTTGGAAGGAGAAAAACTAGAAAATTGGTATAATGCAAGACAATAAGGAGAGAAATTGTTTGTTTGCAAAATTCTACTCAATTAAGAATTTCAGTGTAATAATTTTAGGGCTTTTATGTaatttcattataaaaaaaattacatgtaaCAATTTTTGGGTTTTATGTGACTTTATTCCACAGTCAAACAACTAGGATGGTCCTCaaccaaaaaaggaaaagaaagaaacatcTAGTGTTGTAAAATCATAACTTGCAATATACAGAAAGTGTAAAATTCCAAAATATTATAACTTTGTACCATATCTTGGTgtattgtcaaccctgattacaGGTACACTCCTGGGGAGTTCCCTCTGCCCACAGAGACACAGTCAGCCAACTTCTACAAAATGGCTTCGGAGACGCTTACAACGGCAGGTTACAGCCATTACGAGATCAGCAGCTACTGCAAGAGTGGCTATGAGTGCAAGCACAATCTTACATACTGGCAAAATAGATCATTCTATGGGTTTGGTCTAGGATCCGCAAGCTACATCAATGGCGTGAGGTTTTCAAGGCCAAGAAGATTGAAGGAGTACATAGACTGGGTGCAGAAACTGCAAGATGGAATGGTAGATCATGATGCTACTCGTGTTGGAAGCAAGGACATGGCCATGGATGTCGTGATGCTTTCTCTGAGGACAGCAAGAGGCCTAGATTTAAGCAGTTTTGGAAGATCCTTTGGAGACTGTTTGGCACTCTCCCTGTGCAAAGCCTTCAGACCATTTGTTGAGAGTGGCCATGTGGTTGCAATAGATGGTGATAGAAAATCATTGAGTTTTCATGATTTCGAGCAGCAGTTGAATGATGATTATGAGATGGGGAACAAAGTTGCATTCATGAGGCTGAGTGATCCAGATGGCTTCCTCCTTTCAAATGAGTTGATTTCTATTGCATTTGGGGTTATATCTCCATGAGATCACAGCAAATTTTTTCTTTGACattcatttttatttataaagttCTTCGATAATGCTTGAGTATACTGCTTTTGAGACTAATGAGGTTGAGCGTTTCCATTAGTTCTATTTTACCCATTGGAATAACAAAAATAACTTCTCAAGTTACCATGGAGGGCATACAATTATAATAAGACCTTCAATTATTTGCATTCCAAAAGCATAGATCAtaagcagaaagaaagaaaaagtaagaCCTTCATTCCAAATTTCAACGAGTACCACTCAGGCACAATCCAAGTattagaaagaaaaaggaagaaagagcaAGATAATAACTAGGTGGCAACAAAGACAACTTGAATATTATCAGATAAATTGTTTGAAGAAAAATGGTGATAGGTTTCTAGTATTCGCACATTCTGCATTCCCCATTAAAATGAGTACCACTCGTGGGCACAATTAAGTATTTCATGATTCATGGTTCTTTAAAATTAAATGGCTTCTGTTTGAGTACATGCTGAATAGTTACCATTCTTGTTAAACATACAATTCCAAAGAATAGTGTTTTGTCGAGGCTTTTCAGATTATATCATCAGTGTACATAAACTCAGTAATGGTCCACACGACAAAAATGACCAATTTGGACTCTCATTTATGAACTGGACTAGTTCTTTCTTGGTAGACAGGTGAAGACCCAGAGAGCAGAAAGGTCCGACAGAACCTCTGTCAATTCAAAGCAATTTTACAAGAAGGTTGGAGGAGATTCAGTGAAAGCAGCTCTGCACCAGCTCAACCTCCCTGCAAGTTTCGTGCATAATGCCTTAATGAAGCCATGAACGTCACGCAATCCCATAAGCATTCAAATATACAACATGCCTGCTTCATGGACAATAAGCAATTAGGAAGGAAAATTAAGGCATTAATACACAGTTATGAACACATTACAAAATCTTCATCCAAAGCACTTTCCCTTGTCATTTCTACATAAAAATCAGTGACAAATGCAAACAAAGTTGCAAAGGTTGCAAATTGCAGTCAGCCTTGGAGGTTTGCTGAGTAGTTACTAGAAATTGGTGACAGAGCAAACCTCAGAAAAAAGGCCACCTTGCCAGTGGGGTGTCCCATTTCTGATTCCTCATGTACAATGATATTATGTGATCGCACATAAAGCACCCGagcaaataatataaaattaacgTAATTCAAAAAGAAAATGATTTTAAGTGAGGGCACAAATCATGCAGGTAGGAACCTCAAGATTCCAGCAAGCAGGAAAAAGGTGGCTTTTTTTCCAGCAATACCCCTGACCACCCTCCCCACGCTATGACCCTGATGAAGACAGGATTTGATCCCCAGTCACTGGTACAACCACCAATATACTTGGCAAGTAGCAACCTGGCAACTTCTGAACCAGGGAGAAGATGCCATGGTCACTCAAATGTTAATATTTGGAGCATTAAGAAGTATAATGTCAACTGAAAACATGGAACCATATAATACAGTTTGTAGAAAAAATATCGTTATTGCTAAATGCGCCAGAAAAATACCTTACATGAACCCACTATCAGATAGAGAATGAGCTTATGGCAATTATAATGAATTGTCTCATACTCCATACACATTAAGCGGGTCTGGGGAAAATTCTGTGGGGCTAGGATAGATATGAAATATTTGAACCCTATGACAGACGTCAAAAATGACTGCCTGGTCAAATACAGCATACATGAGTAAGGCAGGCAAAGTAAATGGATAAGCATGAAATTAATCCTGAGAAGCATAAGGTATCCAAAGAAAGCCAACAGAAAAACAGAACATTGTGGAGCTCACTATAGGTATCAAAAAGGATCATTAGCGGACTCAGGTTCTAAACGATGGTAGGACAAATTGAGGAAAACCAACAATATGATAGTCTGATATATTCTTTACTTACATGCTGTTTATATGTAAAGACTAAGGAACGGGAAGGTTTTTAGCAAATGGATGGCCATCACTTGTGCAACCTTAGGCCCTTAGGCTCCATTTGCCTGCATAAAAGCAGATCCAGGGATCAAGTCACTCATGCAAGCATTCCATTTTCAGGTGTTGCAATGCAACTTAAGATGTAATTTGCACATTTTCCCCCTTATGTGTTGAAAATAAGGTTGTTAATACAATAGTCATGAAGACCTTGACCTAATGTTGCTTCGGTGGACAAGGCGGTCATCTGCATAAGCTAGCTTGCATAGGTACCACAAGCTGTGATTTTAGGATACCTCTCTCTAAGTTGGTGACATGTGACCTGTTAAAGTTACTGCACGTTGTTGAGACTTACCACCTAGGATGGCTTTGACTTGCGCATTGTTTTTGATATACGTTTCAGATCTTGAGTGCCCTTCCTCATCTCTCTGCAAAGACCATAGGGTATCAGAGCATCATTCAAAACCATCAAGAACAGAATGTAGATGAGATATATACCTTTGATGCAAATAAACCAAAAGATAGAACAGTGGTAGAAGCATCACTGTCAATATGCAAACAGCAAGGTAAAATACGCTTGATTGCTTCTGCATAGATCAAGGGGAAAGAAGAGGAGATAAAAACTGTAAGAAGACATCAAACAAGCCacttggattttttcttttattcaatTTAGTTAAATGGTGGGTATCAGTCAGAAATGATTATCTCTAACAAAGAATGTAGAACATTGCACTGCCAAATGAAGTTCAAGAACAGAATAAGCCAAGAATTAAAAATACTGGACTTGTGCCCTTTCAAGAATAAAATTGGCATCTATCATTTTGCATTGCAAATGAACTCCATCAGAATGAAAAGAGACTGCAATTGATGGTGTACGGTTGTTCTTTCCATAGTTAGTCAGGATAGAACACACAGCAGTCCAAACTTTGGAGAAAAAAATCTGACAGCATAAACAGGAAGACTGTTACCTTGCCCCCTCTGGAGAAGGGTTTTTGTCCCCCACTGCATGTGTGAGCATCACAGAATTGCCGTAAGAAAAGTTCTGCGAATACAATTGCATCAAAcaatattttataataagatgGATATGGAGTTGTTTAGATAGCTAAATACCATGAAGACggcttgccaaaaaaaaaaaaaaaaagcttgccaAGCGACCTTGGTTAGTCGGAAAACAACTATCTGCAAGGCTCTGAAGCAGATAAAAGATTAATAAAGCAATAACCATTTTCATATAGGCTATACAATAAGCTGAATATCAATGTAGACTAAATCAATGATCCTAACTCTGATCAATGATGTCGTAGGTGGTTCATAGGTTGCTGGAGGTTGCTAACAAACGTGGTCCTATAACCAATCATTTTATATGACTGCAGTTACATGGATGGGGATGCAATCATTTTATGGTACTAAACATAGATGGGGACAATAGATTGGAAAGTAAATTTAGTTTTACACTGTTGCAGAACACAATGAATTCATCACATGATCCGCATTCATGGAATATAGATCCATCATAATTGCATCAGGAACTGGATTGAATTGTTCATAAGTTTGAAACCTGGACAGCAGgatattcattttttttattcagATAACTATGGTTGCATCTGGCACAATTGCCAATCTTCTACTTTGGCTTCAAGTGCTTTGGTTTTGTTTCTGATATTCTAAAGATAGGAAGACATCTGCTAATGTTTCATTTTCAAAGAGGAAACACTAAAAACATGTTTGATGGCGGTGATGGTGGGAAAAACTGTAAGCGGCGGTGGCGCTAGACTCTAGTGATGGCAACAAAAGATAATGACATGAGCACTAGTAATGGCGGTGATGGCCATTCAATAGTCTGGTCCTCACATGGGGATGCCAGCCGAGGAGGTGATCATGGTTGTGTTCACAGTGATGGTGCGCTGCAGTGGTGGCAGCAACAGCAGTACTTCCAGCAGCAGTGGAGAGGTGATGGTGGTAAAAGTGAAAGTTTCAAACTTTCAATCATGGTCATGGTTTTGGAGTTATGTGGAGAAGCATTGATGGCAACAATGGTGGAGTAAACTACCATAAACTTTGAAGATTTAGTAATTAAGGGGGAACACACTTAAGTATCAACATTTTTCTAGACCCTACCACTGTTTCtgttttaaaaagcaaaaaaaataaaaaaataaaaagaaaaaacaagccCTAAATTACTAAACAGACATAAGAACTTTGTAGAAAATGCCAATGGCTAAATTTTCACCTGAATCTTTAATGAGTCTGGAATTgcttttaattgaaaaaaatagatttgtatCATTATTTAATATTTCATATCTAATGCATCATGTGATCTTAACAAGAACAAAGCATGAATACAAATACTAGATACAGATACAACTTCATATTCATATGCATAGAAGGAAAATCTTGGAAAAATAGGATATGACATGGGTGggatataacaataaaatatatatcattttTTCCACACATATACAGTACCCATAAAGGATAATGTGTTGTCACTATAACACAATCCACATCATATACGGTTACATTAACATTATTTAACCCTTTGAACCCATCAATGAGTAATTATCTAATCCGCAGACCACAATCCATACTCCACAAAGAGTATCGATATCACAAACTCTTAAAAAGGACaacattcataaaaaaagaaagaaagaaaatctggGTCCTGGTCCCCAGATGTATCCAAAAGTATCTCAAATGCATCcagagttttctttttttttttttttaatataggaTTTAGACTAAGCATGCAGCATGCATCTAATTGGTACCCAATACTTATTGAATATGGACAGGGAAAACAATTCAAAGGATCCATGCGTACATTTCAAACACAACCGAGATACTTCGTTATGGTTTTCCATTGCTTTAGTACAATATGTAATTAAAAATCAGACTACTATTTCATAAGATGGTTATTTTGTTATTTATAATCATTTTCCTCTTTTTCTGTTTTCTTGTGCTCGTGAATGGTTGACTGAGAATTCAAGGATAGTTGTTTCCAGGTTTCAACCGAACTGAGTTCATGATGCCACAATTTCTAACTGTATTTGCATGAAATCATAGCCTATCTTGAAATATTCATGCATAAGGTACAACCAGCCGTCTCTGATCATTTTTATCACTTAAATCATGAACAATAAGATTTCAAAAGACCGTTATAGATAATGAAATATGATCCTAGAAAAGTAATGGAGGCAGGACAGAACCTCACAAAGGTGGCGGTTCCTAGCAGCAGCTGCAGGATTGCATTTGGTCTTGGTCTTCTTGGAGTCAGCCATCTGGTCGCAGTGCAGCGCTCCACATAGATCTGCCAAGCATCGTCCTTGAGTCTGGAATAGATAAAAGTTCGCAAACTTCAATGtttagttcaaatttttttgagcaaTAGAAgcttgaatttaaatgtgcatgTTATAATCTCGATAATATCCTCAAAGTAATCAAAACACTTAGGATACACATCACAAGAGATGAAAAATATCGAttgataaatcaataaatgaaaggGGGGTAAATGCCATCATTACTTTTTTTGTAGTACTCTTAACCAGTCAATACTTAAGTTGAGAAACCATGATCAAAAAGCCCAAACTTGGTGAGTCAAGAGATGTACTTTGGTATCAAGACACTCTAGtgcaatatttttcatcatttcaGATGTATTACATAGAAAAATGAAAGAGGCATTTCAACATAATTACATTGTTAGGTATTCAATAGTGAGATTGCATTCAAACAATTTTAATTATACGATAATACTTTGACCTGTATGGTTTCTCAAATGTTTTACAATTTCCACACTTTTATCCCAAAAATAGAAAGTCGAAAACCATATATCCAAAGTTTCCAAACAACAAAATAAGCTTTCAAATTACCTATATATGCTTCCCtgttctatttaatttctatcaAAAACTTTGTTGATGTTTCATAATTGCTCTAACTTTTTTTGGCTGGCAGCCAGAACCTGAGGAGAAATTGTTGAAATTCCAAACTTGGGCCACCTAATCGAAATTAAAACCAAGTTTCCAAACCTTTGCGCAAACAACTAATAACCTATAAGGTATGAAATAACATAGCATACTGATATGCATTATAATATGATCAAATAAGGATCGAGGGCTAACAACTAATAAAATGATACATTATGTCAAGAAGCAAGAAAATAAGGAATTGTTGGTAATTTTACAAAAGGCTCTTAGTATAACTCTTTTGATAAGCATTATCTAACTTCCTAAGTTTAGCCACTACAGTATCTGCCAAACCAGCTTCTGGGTAGTGTTACAATTATGGAGTAAATTTTTAGCTATTTGGCACCATACAAGTTTATTACTTATTTAGCCATGTTTAGAAGCCATGCATGAGTTGTCTTAAAACATGAAGGCCAACCACTTATGGAGAGCAATAttgttatttcttcttaaaaagagGTGGCCCCATCAACCTTAGATAAGAAAAAAAGACATGTCATTTCTGTGtcatttcttctttatttatgcatttttttaaatatttaatattcttCCTCCCACATGAGAGCTCTTGTACCATGTATAAAGTCTGCCTAGTCATCTAATTATCATGGTCTAATATTTACAAGTCAAAAAAACAAGAGCTAATGCCATGCATTGATAACAGGGAAACACTGGCATATGATATCAATAGATTAACTGATGACTGATAACTGATAAGGAATGCACATAACTAGACAGTTATTTAGAATTCAAGGGCTGTACCATTGATGTTTATAAGGATGTCAAATTTAAATAACTGATATAATAAAGTCACTTGCAAAGAATGATATGGGCAAGGAGATAATTTGTTGGTCATAAGATGCCACCCATCCGTGAAGAGCCATGCAGCATCAGCTTACCATGGGCATCGGATAATCATTGTTTAGTCTTGCCTTTTTCATTTCATATTCTCTCTTGTGTAGATGTTCATAATTTATTGGTTACAGATCCAAACTCCAAAGTCAGCAGTGGTAATAGCAAGCTGCTTGATGTAAAtaataattttcaaatattttatttatgttcTGAATGCACATACATCATTTAGTAAATTATAGTGTCGGTTATCAAAATGTTGATCAAGGAATTTCTCTGCACGGAAGGCTTTTTTACAAAATCCACAGCGCCACTCATTTGTATCCACATGAATTTTGTGCTGCTCCTGTTCGTGGAACATGTCATTATCAGGATGAAGTCTACACTTGCTTGAAATTTGATACTGCTCTTGATCCACAAATGGCATCAGATACTGCATCAATTATGGAAATCTTAGAATGAATTTTCAGCCAAAGAAATGAATAATGTAGGCTAGGGTCCCCACTGTACCACTACCACAATCATACCTCCTCAATAATTTTCCAGGCAGTTCTACTTCTTTCTCTAGAACAATGCACTTCATGTTTGTGTGCAACTTCTTGCAAGAGGGATCTGAACATAAAATCAAGCAAAATATCAATCTTTTGAATAATGCACAAATATAGACACCAAGAGGACATCTGAACCAGGTTGATGACATAAAAATTCTGAGATA from Elaeis guineensis isolate ETL-2024a chromosome 9, EG11, whole genome shotgun sequence includes these protein-coding regions:
- the LOC105051346 gene encoding uncharacterized protein, yielding MGRRVIEIALLLLLSLSLHGARARQEAEGAAGARSLLQEVAHKHEVHCSRERSRTAWKIIEEYLMPFVDQEQYQISSKCRLHPDNDMFHEQEQHKIHVDTNEWRCGFCKKAFRAEKFLDQHFDNRHYNLLNDTQGRCLADLCGALHCDQMADSKKTKTKCNPAAAARNRHLCESLADSCFPTNQGRLASFFFFFLASRLHELFLRQFCDAHTCSGGQKPFSRGGKKQSSVFYLAVCILTVMLLPLFYLLVYLHQREMRKGTQDLKRISKTMRKSKPS
- the LOC105051348 gene encoding LOW QUALITY PROTEIN: uncharacterized protein (The sequence of the model RefSeq protein was modified relative to this genomic sequence to represent the inferred CDS: inserted 1 base in 1 codon); translation: MLRSTLFPPMLFFHFPVLRNARILLPVHSFPNPPPRPPTVCKFSSSADIPPPTSAYVHLPFCRKRCHYCDFPIIALGSSSSPSPSHENDPRIANYIHLLLREIEATKPASHNQPPLETVFFGGGTPSLVPPTLVASVLDALRSKFGMWAAPEISIEMDPGTFDRGRLEELLELGVNRVSLGVQAFQEELLRACGRAHGLKEVXEAIEIVTGCNGLENWSMDLISSLPHQTPEMWEDSLSQAVDARPTHVSVYDLQVEQGTKFGQLYTPGEFPLPTETQSANFYKMASETLTTAGYSHYEISSYCKSGYECKHNLTYWQNRSFYGFGLGSASYINGVRFSRPRRLKEYIDWVQKLQDGMVDHDATRVGSKDMAMDVVMLSLRTARGLDLSSFGRSFGDCLALSLCKAFRPFVESGHVVAIDGDRKSLSFHDFEQQLNDDYEMGNKVAFMRLSDPDGFLLSNELISIAFGVISP